In Thermanaeromonas sp. C210, the genomic stretch CTCAATCACTCCCCAGGGTATTTCCCGCAGGGAGTTTTCCACCAGGCGGGCGACAAAGGGTATGGCGGCGACAGACAGGGGGACGATAGAAGCAGTTGTCCCGATAAAGGTGCCAACTACGAGGCGGGTAAAGGGTATTATAGCGATTAGTAAAATGATAAAAGGGAAAGAACGGCCGATATTGATTATCGTACCCAGGATATTGTTGATGAGGGGGCTGGGTTTAATATGCCTTTCACTGGTGATAAGCATAATAACGCCTAAGGGAAGACCGAAGAGATAGGCTATAAAAACTGATACAAAGACCATATAAAGGGTTTCCAGGGTTCCCATGGCTACCATGGGAATTATTTGGTTTAGCCAGTTATTCATTGCCTTTGTAACACCTCGATATTTAATTGCTTACCCTGGAGGAAAGCGAGGGCCCTTTGCAGATCATCAGGCTGACCTAATAAATCCAAGGTCAAAGTACCGAAGGGGGTATCTTTTATGTGATCAATCTTACCGTAAAGGATGTTGGCCTGAACGTTGTACTCCCGAATCATGCGGGAGATAATAGGTTCACCGGCAGAGTGGCCAATGAA encodes the following:
- a CDS encoding methionine ABC transporter permease, whose amino-acid sequence is MNNWLNQIIPMVAMGTLETLYMVFVSVFIAYLFGLPLGVIMLITSERHIKPSPLINNILGTIINIGRSFPFIILLIAIIPFTRLVVGTFIGTTASIVPLSVAAIPFVARLVENSLREIPWGVIEAAQSMGASPWQIIVRVMLPEAKPSLVSGFILTTITLIGYSAMAGVVGGGGLGTLAYQYGFQRYQNDVMVITVVLLIIMVQIIQVVGDRIVARLSRR